Proteins from a genomic interval of Rosa chinensis cultivar Old Blush chromosome 2, RchiOBHm-V2, whole genome shotgun sequence:
- the LOC112183674 gene encoding LOW QUALITY PROTEIN: ABC transporter I family member 20-like (The sequence of the model RefSeq protein was modified relative to this genomic sequence to represent the inferred CDS: substituted 3 bases at 3 genomic stop codons) — MLFHCHYFAVFGGGPDPFCPPNKVISTTIASPAASTSSCSGPRSSRSGSAATASSSDCVPPDAKPLIDDFSLTLNVGDRCLLVGSNGAGKTMILRILGGKHMVDPSMVRVLGRSAFHDTALTGFGDLSYLGGEWRRDVAFAGFDVPIKMDVWADKLINGVAGIDPQRRADLIKVLDIDLSWRLHIHLGYVIFIFGHXRNVCEXIXVLSLDEITVDLDVLARADLLQFLRKECEERGAMFVSQAPNWRERV, encoded by the exons ATGCTCTTCCACTGCCACTACTTCGCCGTCTTCGGCGGCGGACCTGACCCGTTCTGCCCGCCCAACAAGGTCATATCTACAACGATCGCTAGTCCCGCTGCGTCAACGAGCTCTTGTTCCGGTCCGAGGTCAAGTCGATCAGGCTCCGCCGCGACTGCATCGTCATC GGACTGTGTTCCGCCCGACGCCAAGCCTCTAATTGACGACTTCTCCCTCACCCTCAACGTCGGCGACCGATGCCTCCTCGTTGGATCCAACGGCGCCGGCAAAACCATGATCCTCAGGATTCTCGGAGGCAAGCACATGGTCGACCCCAGCATGGTCCGGGTTCTGGGTCGCTCGGCTTTCCACGACACCGCTCTCACCGGCTTCGGCGACCTGTCGTACCTAGGTGGAGAGTGGCGGCGTGACGTGGCGTTTGCTGGTTTCGACGTTCCGATAAAGATGGATGTTTGGGCTGATAAATTGATCAACGGGGTGGCTGGGATTGACCCACAAAGGAGAGCTGATCTGATCAAGGTGTTGGATATTGATCTTTCATGGAGGTTGCATATTCATCTCGGTTATgtaattttcatttttggacATTGACGAAATGTGTGTGAATGaatttaggtgctttcgcttGATGAGATCACGGTGGACCTTGATGTGCTAGCGAGGGCGGACCTGCTCCAGTTCTTGAGGAAGGAATGTGAGGAGCGAGGTGCTATGTTCGTTTCTCAAGCCCcaaattggagagagagagtctga